From Triticum urartu cultivar G1812 chromosome 2, Tu2.1, whole genome shotgun sequence, a single genomic window includes:
- the LOC125539994 gene encoding vacuolar cation/proton exchanger 3, translating into MMENHQIEMGAFKANGLDVPNGVLRSTMIPSWSLHTTVKRVLQSIRTVIFTSKLNLLMPFGPATIVLYYTTDWHGVIFLFSMLGITPLAERLGYATEQLAVYTGPTLGGLLNATFGNATEMIIAIYALKNGMIRVVQQSLLGSILSNMLLVVGCAFFAGGIIHRNKDQVFSKATAVVNSGLLLMAVMGLMFPAVLHFTKSEIQQGASELALSRFSSCIMLVAYASYLYFQLSARNSSYSQIGSEEVPNEDATEEDEEVEISMWEAIAWLAVLTIWISVLSEYLVNAIEGASDSLHLPVAFISVILLPIVGNAAEHASAIMFAMKDKLDITIGVAIGSSTQISMFVIPFCVVVGWMMGQKMDLNFQLFETATLFITVLVVAFMLQDGIANYLKGLMLVLCYLIVAASFFVHVDPQASDDD; encoded by the exons ATGATGGAGAATCATCAGATCGAGATGGGGGCTTTCAAGGCAAACGGCCTGGATGTGCCCAACGGCGTGCTGCGGTCGACCATGATCCCATCCTGGAGCTTGCACACCACCGTGAAGAGAGTATTGCAGAGCATCAGGACCGTCATATTCACCTCCAAGCTCAACCTGCTGATGCCCTTTGGGCCTGCGACGATCGTTCTGTACTACACTACGGATTGGCAT GGAGTGATTTTTCTTTTCAGCATGCTAGGAATAACACCGTTAGCTGAGCGTCTGGGTTATGCAACTGA GCAGCTCGCGGTATACACTGGTCCAACAC TTGGAGGCCTTCTGAATGCCACGTTTGGGAATGCAACTGAGATGATAATAGCAATATATGCTTTGAAAAATGGGATGATCCGAGTAGTTCAGCAATCGCTATTGGGTTCTATATTATCAAATATGCTATTGGTGGTTGGTTGTGCTTTCTTTGCTGGTGGTATTATTCATCGCAACAAAGACCAAGTCTTCAGCAAG GCAACTGCTGTTGTTAACTCAGGTTTACTGTTGATGGCTGTTATGGGGCTGATGTTTCCTGCTGTCCTTCATTTCACAAAATCAGAAATACAGCAAGGAGCTTCTGAGCTTGCTCTTTCAAGATTCAGTAGTTGTATTATGCTCGTGGCATATGCAAGCTATCTTTATTTTCAACTAAGTGCACGGAATAGCAGTTACAGTCAAATTGGCAGT GAAGAAGTGCCTAATGAGGATGCCACCGAGGAAGATGAAGAGGTAGAGATTAGCATGTGGGAGGCTATTGCGTGGCTTGCAGTGTTAACGATATGGATTTCTGTCCTTTCTGAGTACCTGGTTAATGCCATTGAG GGAGCATCTGATTCATTGCACCTACCAGTGGCTTTTATCAGTGTTATTTTGCTTCCTATCGTGGGCAATGCAGCAGAACATGCTAGCGCAATAATGTTTGCGATGAAAGATAAGCTC GACATAACAATAGGTGTTGCAATTGGATCATCAACGCAGATATCAATGTTTGTG ATTCCATTTTGTGTTGTCGTTGGTTGGATGATGGGGCAAAAGATGGACTTGAATTTCCAACTATTTGAGACAGCAACTCTCTTCATAACAGTGCTTGTCGTGGCATTTATGCTACAG gatggcattgcaaactATCTGAAAGGACTTATGCTGGTTCTGTGTTATCTAATAGTTGCTGCCAGTTTCTTTGTCCATGTCGATCCACAAGCCA GCGATGATGATTGA